From the Leptolyngbya sp. O-77 genome, one window contains:
- a CDS encoding peptidoglycan D,D-transpeptidase FtsI family protein, with the protein MPQSVPPPSGLRRSQRAAGKRSLKPVKTTGHLIPDAPRRSPGISIRRLLRQCGRSLNAAWQVLHDLGEGRFPQGSLREAPGQGATRSAAQRTARSVVSPRQPLRRASLAGASLGGASQGRSPRQRKPDPASPVHSARFPQPCVNPSGSRPQPGKRQTVPRSTARPASKPVRPRRSDPTSHPSAARMLVVWGVLTLGAVGLTANLFRLQVLQAEVLSSRAQAQQTVRLQPILPRRPIVDRRGTSLAVDRLVYMLYAHPKLFKKSKDEVAEAIAPILNQPSVELANLFDQQESGIEISFGLSEDAADRIRALRLDGLELLPRQQRFYPQQDLLAEVVGYVNLDREAQAGVEYTQRAALERSNQVARFLRGGKDLVKPGEIPSYVLKQDDLRLQLTVDRRLQQAARTALKQKMTEFGAKRGAVLVMEVQTGALRVMATEPSFDPNQYYTYPMDQLRNWLLTDPYEPGSTFKPINVAIALEAGTVRPNDSFYDEGRIYIGPWPIQNSDGAARGSQTVGEIVAHSSNVGMVRIMQTLKPEIYYDWLAKIELAKPTGIDLPFETAGQLKKRDQFLGDPVEVAVTAFGQGFSLTPVQLLRLHGAIANGGFLVTPHVVEGLFDSSGKPHWQPQYAPPKQVFSRETAQAVLGMMEKAVEEGTGTPAQIPGYRIAGKTGTAQKASATGGYDNVARVTSFVSLFPVEAPRYAVLVVIDEPQGDNAYGSTVAAPIARDVMEALIRIDLISPSKAPDTTVVEE; encoded by the coding sequence ATGCCCCAATCGGTTCCCCCACCCTCTGGTCTTCGCCGATCCCAGCGTGCGGCTGGCAAGCGTTCTCTTAAGCCCGTTAAGACAACGGGCCATCTAATCCCTGACGCGCCGCGCCGCTCTCCGGGCATCTCTATCCGCCGTTTGCTGCGGCAGTGCGGGCGATCGCTGAACGCAGCCTGGCAGGTTCTCCATGATCTGGGCGAGGGGCGATTCCCGCAGGGATCGCTTCGCGAAGCGCCCGGACAAGGGGCAACTCGGTCTGCGGCCCAGCGGACGGCCCGTTCAGTCGTATCGCCCCGGCAACCATTGCGGCGTGCATCGCTGGCAGGCGCATCTCTGGGGGGTGCGTCCCAGGGGCGATCGCCCCGTCAGAGAAAGCCTGATCCAGCAAGTCCGGTCCATTCTGCTCGATTCCCCCAACCCTGTGTGAACCCGTCGGGATCGCGCCCCCAGCCGGGAAAGCGACAGACAGTCCCTCGATCGACAGCCCGCCCAGCGTCGAAGCCTGTGCGTCCGCGTCGGAGCGATCCTACCAGCCATCCCTCGGCGGCGCGGATGCTGGTGGTGTGGGGCGTGTTGACCCTTGGCGCAGTGGGGCTGACGGCAAACCTGTTTCGCTTGCAGGTGCTCCAGGCAGAGGTGCTATCCAGCCGCGCCCAGGCTCAGCAGACGGTGAGGCTACAGCCGATTCTGCCGCGCCGCCCCATTGTTGATCGCCGGGGCACGTCGCTGGCGGTGGATCGGCTGGTTTATATGCTCTACGCCCATCCCAAGCTGTTCAAAAAGTCCAAGGATGAGGTGGCCGAGGCGATCGCCCCCATCCTCAACCAACCCTCTGTGGAACTTGCCAATCTGTTTGATCAGCAGGAAAGTGGCATTGAAATTAGTTTTGGTCTATCGGAAGATGCCGCCGACCGAATTCGGGCCCTGCGGCTGGACGGGCTAGAACTGCTTCCCCGCCAGCAGCGCTTCTACCCACAGCAAGACCTGCTGGCGGAAGTGGTGGGCTACGTCAACCTAGATCGAGAAGCGCAGGCGGGTGTGGAGTATACCCAGCGAGCAGCCCTGGAGCGGTCAAACCAGGTGGCCCGCTTTTTGCGCGGCGGAAAGGATCTCGTTAAGCCCGGCGAAATTCCCAGCTACGTGCTAAAGCAAGACGACCTGCGGCTGCAACTGACGGTGGATCGGCGGCTTCAGCAGGCTGCTCGCACAGCCCTCAAGCAAAAAATGACCGAATTTGGCGCAAAGCGAGGCGCAGTGCTGGTGATGGAGGTGCAAACGGGGGCGCTGCGGGTGATGGCGACGGAGCCATCCTTTGACCCCAATCAGTATTACACCTACCCGATGGATCAGCTCCGCAACTGGCTGCTGACCGACCCCTACGAACCGGGATCGACCTTTAAGCCGATTAACGTGGCGATCGCCCTAGAAGCCGGCACCGTCCGCCCCAACGACAGCTTTTATGATGAAGGGCGGATCTACATCGGCCCCTGGCCGATTCAGAACAGCGACGGCGCGGCGCGGGGTTCCCAAACCGTCGGGGAAATCGTTGCCCACTCTAGCAACGTCGGCATGGTGCGAATCATGCAAACGCTGAAGCCGGAGATTTATTACGACTGGCTGGCAAAGATCGAACTGGCCAAGCCCACGGGGATCGATCTGCCGTTTGAAACAGCCGGCCAGTTGAAAAAACGGGATCAGTTTTTGGGCGACCCGGTAGAGGTGGCGGTGACGGCTTTTGGCCAGGGCTTTAGCCTAACTCCGGTGCAACTACTGCGGCTGCATGGGGCGATCGCCAACGGCGGTTTCCTGGTCACGCCCCACGTCGTCGAAGGGCTGTTTGACAGCAGCGGCAAACCCCACTGGCAGCCCCAATACGCGCCGCCCAAGCAGGTTTTCTCGCGTGAAACGGCGCAGGCCGTACTTGGCATGATGGAAAAGGCTGTCGAAGAAGGCACAGGCACGCCCGCGCAGATTCCTGGCTATCGCATTGCTGGCAAAACGGGGACGGCTCAAAAAGCCAGCGCCACGGGCGGCTACGACAACGTTGCCCGCGTTACCAGCTTCGTCAGCCTGTTTCCGGTTGAGGCTCCTCGCTATGCGGTGCTGGTGGTCATCGACGAACCCCAAGGGGACAATGCCTACGGATCTACCGTTGCCGCGCCGATTGCCCGCGATGTCATGGAAGCCCTGATTCGCATTGACCTGATTTCGCCCAGCAAGGCTCCAGATACGACGGTGGTAGAGGAGTGA
- a CDS encoding M23 family metallopeptidase, whose product MTPLFKVRSLSVTAAFRKLHQGRQMLLGAGLGAIALLTILIMPAQATDWQISPTNPRLGDTIAVVLRPTAPSEATPTVTMDGTAYPVFPLSGNRYRALLPTTPLDRPGRKVIQVSGMGEPRNLAITLRDRSFPVQRIRVRGGGSGGTEYEFSRVNALKQIVSPEKHWRGAFARPAAGRVSSEYGVRRYYNGVFAENYYHRGVDYAGGQGSPVVAPAAGRVVLVGRVEDGFVLHGNSVGIDHGQGVSSIFIHLSRIDVQEGDFVQPGQRIGAIGATGSATGPNLHWGLFVNGKSVDPVPWRNQGFE is encoded by the coding sequence ATGACTCCTCTCTTCAAAGTCCGGTCGCTTTCGGTAACCGCAGCTTTTCGCAAGCTCCATCAGGGCCGTCAAATGCTTCTGGGGGCTGGGCTAGGGGCGATCGCCCTGCTAACCATCCTGATCATGCCTGCCCAGGCAACCGATTGGCAAATCTCGCCGACCAATCCCCGCCTGGGGGACACGATCGCCGTCGTGCTGCGGCCCACGGCTCCTAGCGAAGCCACACCCACCGTCACAATGGACGGCACAGCCTATCCCGTGTTTCCACTCAGTGGCAACCGCTATCGGGCGCTGCTGCCCACCACGCCGCTCGACCGGCCGGGGCGCAAGGTGATCCAGGTGTCGGGTATGGGGGAACCGCGAAACCTAGCGATCACGCTGCGCGATCGCTCGTTTCCCGTGCAGCGGATTCGGGTGCGGGGCGGCGGCTCTGGCGGCACCGAGTACGAATTTTCTCGCGTCAATGCGCTAAAGCAAATCGTATCGCCGGAGAAGCACTGGCGCGGTGCATTTGCGCGTCCTGCGGCCGGGCGGGTTAGTTCAGAATATGGCGTGCGGCGCTACTATAATGGCGTGTTTGCCGAGAACTACTATCATCGCGGCGTAGACTATGCAGGTGGACAGGGTTCACCCGTCGTGGCTCCAGCAGCGGGGCGTGTGGTGCTGGTGGGTCGCGTAGAGGATGGCTTTGTGCTGCACGGCAACTCCGTTGGCATTGACCACGGCCAGGGCGTTAGCAGCATCTTTATCCACCTCAGCCGCATCGACGTGCAGGAGGGCGATTTTGTGCAGCCGGGCCAGCGAATTGGGGCGATCGGCGCAACGGGTTCTGCAACCGGGCCCAACTTGCACTGGGGGTTATTTGTCAATGGCAAGTCCGTCGATCCGGTGCCCTGGCGCAATCAGGGGTTTGAATAG
- a CDS encoding cation:proton antiporter: MQEDFRLIVDLVVVLAAAAGGGLLAALLRQPVLLGYLLGGAIVGPAGLGLVKELVQVETLAQFGAAFLLFALGVEFSLNELRKVQAISLGGGALQILSTIGITALVSVGIGWVTSPTQGVFLGSILSLSSTAVVLKCLMERNETETLHGRVMLGILVVQDLALGLMLAVLPALEAPSGEIGAAVGVALLKTAMIAGGAIAAGIWLIPPLLRLLARTESRELFLLGVVALCLGIALLTEYLGLSIEMGAFIAGLMISEVEYADQTLTYVEPIRDIFATLFFAAVGMLIDPRFIWENLELILGLVALVFVGKFLIIAPLVRAFRYSLKTALITGLGLAQIGEFSFVLASKGQVLGLVSRQVYLLILGTTAVTLVFTPFVLRLVPKVFAWAESVPALRNWLEGGEGPQEVSEALPQKDHVVVCGYGRVGRTIVRLLRENNYPVVVIDQSEQQIQKLREEQIPYVYGNAASVHVMTAAGVEQARGMAIALPDAMSTRLCLKRSLELAPDLDVVVRAAQDKDIELLYQLGAREVVQPEFEASLELSAHLLIGTGRSMTEVLQEVAEIRNSHYRELRPQQDSKDVSRDLQAATQDMNSKWYALPDQSPLTGMTLEEADLRRIAGVSLMAIQRREGDRIDYPDTQTVLQSGDRLLLVGDASEIATFKDLATGEVPVPAKDLSCQWVAVPDASPLAGQTLGDLDLTQTYAVQVQAVRREGQFIRFPDGSIEIQAGDRLLLCGTLYHLNHAYQWITAASPILPALSPPTLSVPVRDAVAQGDREAS, translated from the coding sequence GTGCAAGAAGATTTTCGTCTCATTGTGGATTTAGTCGTGGTGCTAGCAGCGGCAGCTGGGGGTGGGCTGCTGGCGGCGCTGCTGCGACAGCCCGTGCTGCTGGGATACCTGCTGGGTGGGGCAATCGTCGGGCCGGCGGGGCTGGGCTTGGTCAAAGAGCTAGTTCAGGTAGAAACGCTGGCCCAGTTTGGCGCGGCGTTTCTGCTGTTTGCCCTGGGGGTCGAGTTTTCGCTGAACGAATTGCGAAAGGTGCAGGCCATTAGCCTTGGCGGCGGGGCGCTGCAAATCCTCTCCACGATTGGCATTACAGCGCTGGTGTCGGTCGGCATTGGCTGGGTCACGTCGCCGACGCAGGGCGTTTTCCTTGGCTCAATTCTGTCGCTGTCTTCTACGGCAGTAGTCCTAAAGTGCCTGATGGAGCGCAACGAAACCGAAACCCTGCATGGGCGCGTCATGCTGGGCATTTTGGTGGTGCAGGATTTGGCTCTGGGGCTGATGCTGGCGGTGCTGCCTGCGCTGGAGGCTCCGTCGGGCGAAATTGGCGCGGCGGTGGGCGTGGCACTGCTGAAGACCGCGATGATTGCGGGCGGGGCGATCGCCGCTGGAATCTGGCTGATTCCACCGCTGCTGCGCCTGCTAGCCCGCACCGAGAGCCGCGAACTGTTTCTGCTGGGTGTGGTGGCGCTGTGCTTAGGCATTGCCCTGCTGACGGAGTATTTGGGTCTGTCGATTGAGATGGGCGCGTTCATCGCGGGTCTGATGATCTCCGAAGTGGAATACGCCGACCAGACCCTCACCTACGTAGAGCCGATTCGAGATATTTTCGCCACGCTGTTTTTTGCAGCCGTGGGCATGTTGATCGATCCCCGCTTCATTTGGGAGAACCTGGAGCTAATTTTGGGGCTAGTGGCGCTGGTCTTTGTGGGCAAGTTTTTAATCATTGCGCCGCTGGTTCGCGCCTTTCGCTATTCATTGAAGACGGCGCTGATCACCGGCCTGGGACTGGCGCAAATTGGCGAATTTTCCTTCGTGCTGGCCAGTAAAGGGCAAGTGCTGGGGCTGGTGTCGCGCCAGGTATATCTGTTGATTTTGGGCACAACTGCGGTCACGCTGGTGTTTACGCCGTTTGTGCTGCGGCTGGTGCCCAAAGTGTTTGCCTGGGCGGAGTCGGTTCCGGCGCTTCGCAACTGGCTGGAGGGCGGCGAAGGTCCGCAAGAGGTTTCAGAGGCGCTGCCGCAAAAAGATCACGTCGTGGTCTGTGGCTATGGGCGGGTGGGTCGCACCATCGTCCGCCTGCTTCGGGAGAACAACTATCCTGTGGTGGTGATTGACCAGTCGGAGCAGCAAATTCAGAAACTACGAGAGGAGCAGATTCCCTACGTTTATGGCAATGCGGCCAGTGTGCATGTAATGACGGCGGCGGGCGTAGAGCAGGCGCGGGGGATGGCGATCGCCCTGCCGGATGCCATGAGTACGCGCCTGTGCTTGAAGCGATCGCTCGAACTAGCGCCCGATTTGGACGTGGTGGTTCGCGCCGCCCAAGACAAAGACATCGAACTGCTGTATCAGCTTGGGGCACGAGAGGTGGTACAGCCAGAGTTTGAAGCCAGCCTGGAGTTGTCGGCTCATTTGCTCATCGGCACCGGGCGATCGATGACCGAGGTACTGCAAGAAGTAGCCGAAATTCGCAATAGCCATTATCGGGAACTGCGCCCCCAGCAAGATTCCAAAGACGTATCTCGCGATCTCCAGGCCGCCACACAGGACATGAACAGCAAATGGTATGCCCTGCCCGACCAGTCGCCGCTGACGGGTATGACGCTCGAAGAGGCAGACCTGCGGCGGATTGCGGGCGTGAGCCTGATGGCGATTCAGCGGCGAGAGGGCGATCGCATCGACTATCCCGACACGCAAACGGTGCTGCAATCGGGCGATCGCCTGCTGCTGGTGGGCGATGCGTCAGAAATTGCCACCTTCAAGGATCTGGCCACTGGGGAAGTGCCCGTGCCCGCCAAAGACCTCTCCTGCCAGTGGGTTGCTGTACCTGATGCCAGTCCGCTGGCGGGGCAAACCCTGGGCGATCTGGATTTGACGCAGACCTACGCCGTGCAGGTGCAGGCGGTGCGTCGAGAGGGACAGTTCATCCGCTTTCCCGACGGCTCCATCGAAATTCAGGCAGGCGATCGCCTGCTGCTCTGCGGCACGCTCTATCACCTCAACCACGCCTATCAGTGGATCACCGCTGCTTCGCCCATTTTGCCTGCGCTGTCTCCACCTACGCTCAGCGTGCCTGTCAGAGATGCTGTCGCTCAGGGCGATCGCGAGGCTTCTTGA
- a CDS encoding ABC transporter substrate-binding protein has translation MSQKNETLPLILSLLVTLLLLAGGIWWFGRNLGSGGVGIGQGGSPSTSSPGLGGGAGRISDRLSTGAQLLFPEGASPQKQAAVQALANRDYQGAIANLEASLQANRNDPEALIYLNNARIGEQNSYTIAVAVPTAASANSALEILRGVAQAQDEVNRAGGIDGVPVKVMIVNDDNSPDVTPQVADALVKDRSVLGVIGHFGSDATLAAAPVYEAGRLVMISPTSTSVQLSGAGQYIFRTVPSDRFTAAALSRYMLGRLRVQQAAVFYNSQSAYSTSLKNEFTTAVFSDGGQVIGEFDLSAAGFDSVASFDQAAQQGAEVLVLAANTATLDPALQVVAINRRRLPILGGDSLYNPRVLQVGGESAVGMVVAVPWILLADPNAPFVRSSRQYWGGDVNWRTAMAYDAAIALLNAISIGKTNRAAIAEALRSNEDTIEGATGVVRFLPSGDRNQAMQLVEIVPSQSQFGYSFYPISQP, from the coding sequence ATGTCTCAGAAAAATGAAACGCTTCCTTTGATTTTGTCGCTGCTGGTGACGCTGTTGCTGCTAGCAGGCGGCATTTGGTGGTTTGGCAGAAATCTGGGTTCTGGTGGCGTGGGCATCGGGCAGGGAGGCTCTCCCTCCACAAGCAGTCCGGGGCTGGGCGGCGGGGCAGGGCGCATTAGCGATCGCCTCAGCACCGGGGCACAACTGCTGTTTCCCGAAGGCGCATCCCCTCAGAAGCAGGCGGCCGTGCAAGCCCTGGCCAATCGAGACTATCAGGGGGCGATCGCCAACCTGGAAGCCTCCCTCCAGGCAAACCGAAACGACCCAGAAGCGCTGATTTATCTAAACAACGCCCGCATCGGGGAGCAAAATTCCTACACCATTGCCGTCGCTGTGCCCACCGCCGCCTCTGCAAATTCGGCATTGGAAATCTTGCGGGGCGTGGCCCAGGCTCAGGATGAGGTGAATCGGGCAGGCGGCATCGACGGTGTGCCCGTGAAAGTGATGATTGTCAACGACGACAACAGTCCCGACGTGACTCCGCAGGTGGCGGATGCGCTGGTCAAAGATCGCTCGGTGCTGGGCGTGATTGGGCACTTTGGCAGCGACGCGACGCTGGCGGCCGCCCCGGTTTATGAAGCCGGCCGACTGGTGATGATCTCGCCCACTAGCACGTCGGTTCAGCTTTCGGGCGCTGGGCAGTATATCTTTCGCACCGTGCCGAGCGATCGCTTTACGGCGGCTGCCTTGTCTCGATATATGCTGGGGCGGCTGCGGGTTCAGCAGGCTGCGGTTTTCTACAATTCCCAAAGCGCCTACAGCACGTCCCTCAAAAACGAATTCACCACGGCGGTCTTTAGTGATGGCGGGCAGGTGATCGGCGAATTTGACCTGTCGGCGGCGGGGTTCGATTCGGTGGCTTCGTTTGACCAGGCTGCCCAGCAGGGTGCAGAAGTGCTGGTGCTGGCGGCCAACACGGCCACGCTCGACCCGGCGCTGCAAGTTGTGGCGATTAATCGACGGCGGCTGCCGATTTTGGGGGGTGATAGCCTTTACAATCCCCGCGTATTGCAGGTCGGCGGCGAGTCGGCGGTGGGCATGGTGGTCGCCGTGCCGTGGATCTTGCTGGCAGACCCCAATGCGCCCTTTGTGCGCTCCTCCCGGCAATATTGGGGGGGCGACGTGAATTGGCGCACCGCCATGGCCTACGATGCGGCGATCGCCCTGCTAAATGCCATTTCTATCGGCAAAACCAATCGTGCTGCCATTGCCGAAGCCCTGCGCTCCAATGAGGACACGATTGAAGGGGCGACGGGTGTGGTGCGATTCCTGCCATCGGGCGATCGCAACCAAGCCATGCAACTGGTAGAAATCGTCCCCAGTCAGTCCCAATTTGGATATAGCTTCTATCCTATCTCTCAGCCATGA
- a CDS encoding DUF1517 domain-containing protein — translation MAKHMARFRKIRQTVQLGATTLLALALVNGLSIDGTGGLSGREFLTGNPLRQGFTRRAEAASGGRYRGGTFNRPSGSGSSGGGYSGGGYSGGGYSGGGYSGGYGGGYTSPDYFPVPGRYYPPPGPIYIPSNRPPVIVAPGGGYVTPVGGGGGGGLFLLFFLLPAGLMIFSTVMSAMQRTGRSRIPAARPGRGELENDIVTVTLLQVALLSQARYIQERLNQLVAGINTDTKAGLSEALRETVLVLLRSPENWTHARALSKTVSSREEAARLFEQWSIEERGKFTSETLVNVGGKIRRQPLDLNPNDDPAAYIVVTLIVGTEDDRPLFGPIHTVEELKLALRRLGAIPPEYLAIYELLWTPQDPTDSLSREELLTGYADMVQV, via the coding sequence ATGGCTAAACACATGGCCCGGTTTCGCAAGATTCGCCAGACGGTTCAACTTGGCGCAACGACGCTGCTGGCGCTGGCGCTGGTCAATGGCCTAAGCATAGACGGGACAGGCGGGCTAAGCGGGCGAGAATTTCTAACGGGCAATCCTCTGCGGCAGGGCTTTACTCGACGCGCGGAGGCGGCTTCGGGCGGTCGCTATCGCGGCGGCACATTCAACCGTCCATCGGGCAGCGGCTCGTCTGGCGGCGGCTATTCTGGTGGGGGGTATTCCGGCGGCGGCTATTCCGGTGGTGGCTATTCTGGGGGCTACGGCGGCGGCTACACCTCGCCAGACTATTTCCCGGTGCCAGGACGCTACTACCCGCCGCCCGGCCCCATCTACATTCCGTCCAATCGGCCACCCGTGATCGTTGCCCCCGGCGGCGGCTATGTTACGCCCGTTGGCGGCGGGGGCGGGGGCGGGCTGTTTTTGCTGTTTTTCCTGCTGCCTGCGGGGCTGATGATTTTTTCGACAGTAATGTCGGCTATGCAGCGCACGGGGCGATCGCGCATTCCGGCGGCTCGTCCGGGGCGTGGCGAACTAGAAAACGACATCGTGACGGTGACGCTGCTCCAGGTGGCGCTGCTGTCTCAGGCGCGATACATCCAGGAGCGGTTGAATCAGTTGGTGGCGGGCATCAATACAGACACTAAGGCAGGGCTGTCGGAGGCGCTGCGAGAAACGGTGCTGGTGCTGTTGCGATCGCCCGAAAACTGGACCCACGCCCGCGCCCTCTCCAAAACCGTTTCCAGCCGTGAGGAAGCCGCCCGCCTGTTTGAGCAGTGGTCCATCGAAGAACGGGGCAAATTCACCTCCGAAACCCTAGTGAACGTGGGCGGCAAAATTCGCCGACAGCCGCTTGACCTTAACCCCAACGACGACCCCGCTGCCTACATCGTGGTCACGCTAATCGTCGGCACAGAGGACGATCGCCCTCTGTTCGGCCCCATCCACACGGTCGAGGAACTGAAGCTTGCCCTGCGCCGCCTGGGGGCCATTCCGCCCGAATACCTCGCTATCTACGAACTGCTGTGGACTCCCCAAGACCCCACCGACAGCCTCAGCCGCGAGGAACTGCTAACAGGCTATGCCGATATGGTGCAGGTATAG